From a region of the Calliphora vicina chromosome 4, idCalVici1.1, whole genome shotgun sequence genome:
- the LOC135957954 gene encoding ribokinase, translated as MNDKLKNIDVLVYGSAIVDFICYVDRLPKVGETLHGHKFANGFGGKGANQCVAAARLGAESAMIAKLGTDSWGTQYVGQFKQERINVDFVKQCEGESTGIAQIAVSSEGENHIIIVAGANNKLNANDVTDAQELFENAKVLLCQLETPLEGTLAALQTFKGISILNAAPALKNTPTELLKAATILCVNETEAALMCQLDDIQTLNQAKTAVNKLLDMGASTVIITLGSQGAVYSSSKTKGKCVHVVANKVEKVLDTTGAGDAFLGALAYHLAQHPEKELHQHIGFANYVASYSVQFPGTQSSFPKAKDIQTILPQNYPYSEI; from the exons ATGAATGATAAACTGAAAAATATTGACGTTTTGGTTTACGGTTCAGCTATAGTAGATTTTATATG CTATGTTGATCGGTTACCAAAGGTCGGTGAAACATTACATGGCCACAAATTTGCCAACGGTTTTGGTGGCAAAGGAGCCAACCAGTGTGTGGCTGCGGCACGTTTAGGTGCTGAGTCAGCCATGATCGCCAAATTGGGCACGGACTCGTGGGGAACTCAATATGTTGGACAATTTAAACAGGAACGTATTAATGtggattttgttaaacaatgtGAGGGAGAAAGTACGGGAATTGCCCAAATTGCCGTTAGCTCCGAGGGAGAAAATCACATCATTATTGTGGCAGGAgcaaataataaattgaatgCCAATGACGTAACTGATGCTcaagaattatttgaaaatgcCAAAGTATTACTTTGTCAGTTGGAAACGCCTTTGGAAGGAACATTGGCTGCTTTGCAGACATTCAAAGGCATTTCTATATTGAACGCAGCTCCTGCACTAAAGAACACGCCTACTGAACTATTGAAAGCAGCCACAATTTTATGCGTAAATGAAACAGAAGCTGCATTAATGTGTCAATTGGACGATATACAAACATTAAA CCAAGCCAAAACTGCAGTCAATAAACTTTTGGACATGGGAGCGTCAACTGTAATTATAACTTTAGGATCCCAAGGCGCCGTTTATTCTTCTAGTAAAACTAAAGGCAAATGTGTACATGTCGTTGCCAATAAAGTGGAAAAGGTTTTGGATACTACTGGAGCTGGTGATGCATTTTTAGGAGCCTTAGCTTATCATTTGGCACAACACCCTGAAAAGGAACTTCACCAGCATATAGGTTTTGCCAACTATGTGGCATCTTACTCCGTACAATTTCCTGGTACACAGTCGAGTTTTCCTAAAGCGAAGGATATACAAACTATTTTACCTCAAAACTACCCCTATAGTGAAATATAA
- the DIP1 gene encoding double-stranded RNA-specific editase 1 isoform X1 produces the protein MNRRRAPNSNQKAFVAGGVLDPSTPVKKAAAPQPVATPKQAASPVPQKTQTNVVPPLEPPPENPFRESSLTLDTSDLVDENGKVKFKKIFMTRKKASVRTKEKRIRQNRRLRKTIIPKNGLMALNELRGVSISEFTVSSNPGGGFTALVTVNNSQYEGRGNSKAASKNNACEKALRDYIIAKLRENPRNQKGGGNSSCNNSVCNEPMDTSDDNTQNSNNEDADDVPMINLASFAIYKLFSDWESEGYVIPEMHPVMGGNASDNEGASAAKEPKKAPIRNELPPNWEAMHPASLLCVMRPGVTYVDKGSSGEKPHVLQSLGVTVDEQEFVATGRSKKLARRNVAALACNTLFNTNFELDITVESAAPAKEV, from the exons atgaaTCGCAGACGTGCTCCAAATAGTAATCAAAAAGCTTTTGTTGCTGGTGGTGTTCTT gaTCCAAGTACCCCTGTTAAAAAGGCTGCTGCACCACAGCCCGTTGCCACACCAAAGCAAGCGGCATCTCCAGTGccacaaaaaacacaaacaaatgttGTACCACCATTGGAACCACCACCAGAGAATCCCTTCAGAGAAAGTTCCCTGACTCTTGATACCTCCGATCTTGTGGATGAAAATGGCAAAGTTAAATTCAAGAAAATCTTCATGACCCGCAAGAAGGCTTCCG TTCGCACCAAGGAGAAGCGTATTAGACAAAATCGCCGCTTGCGTAAAACCATCATACCCAAGAATGGTTTGATGGCTCTCAATGAATTGAGGGGAGTCTCCATCAGCGAGTTCACAGTTAGTAGCAATCCTGGCGGTGGCTTTACCGCACTGGTAACTGTTAACAACAGCCAGTATGAGGGACGTGGCAACTCAAAGGCAGCATCTAAAAATAATGCCTGCGAAAAGGCTTTGCGAGATTATATTATTGCTAAATTGCGCGAGAATCCCCGTAATCAAAAGGGAGGCGGCAACAGCAGCTGCAATAATTCGGTGTGCAATGAACCCATGGACACTAGCGATGACAATACACAGAACTCAAATAATGAAGATGCTGACGATGTGCCCATGATTAATTTGGCTTCGTTTGCCATCTACAAACTGTTCTCGGATTGGGAAAGTGAGGGTTATGTTATACCGGAAATGCATCCAGTCATGGGTGGTAATGCAAGCGACAATGAAGGAGCGTCCGCTGCCAAGGAGCCCAAGAAGGCACCCATACGCAATGAATTGCCACCCAATTGGGAGGCTATGCATCCAGCATCGTTATTGTGTGTGATGCGTCCAGGTGTTACCTATGTCGATAAGGGTTCCAGTGGCGAGAAACCACATGTCTTGCAATCGTTGGGTGTCACCGTTGATGAGCAGGAATTCGTGGCCACAGGTCGCTCTAAGAAATTGGCCCGCCGCAATGTGGCCGCTTTAGCTTGTAATACTTTGTTCAATACCAATTTTGAGCTGGACATAACAGTTGAGTCTGCTGCACCCGCTAAGGAAGTGTAA
- the Rpn12 gene encoding 26S proteasome non-ATPase regulatory subunit 8: protein MSDLTEVETLYKELNTEWNKKPQNIKKCGQLLDQLKVALTKLAFLPTKDVKSSKNEMILSRSVLEIAVEYSVVTKDIPAFERYMSQLKCYYYDYKQQIGESENMYKLLGLNLLYLLSVNRVSEFHTELELLQAEIIHSNKYICPILALEQYIMEGRYNKIFQAKSCAPSEIYCYFMDILLCTVRDEIAGCIEKAYEKISIEEASKRLNLKSIEDVKAFGKKRNWLLGADNVYSFVDKSIKPKEILPSVELAEQAIFYARELEMIV from the exons atgtcgGATTTAACTGAAGTTGAAACTTTGTATAAAGAACTAAATACAGAATGGAATAAAAAACcgcaaaatattaagaaatgtgGCCAATTGCTGGATCAATTAAAG GTGGCCCTTACCAAATTGGCCTTTTTGCCTACAAAAGATGTGAAATCTTCGAaaaatgaaatgattttatCGCGTAGTGTCTTGGAAATTGCCGTAGAATACAGTGTAGTCACCAAAGACATACCAGCCTTTGAAAGATACATGTCACAATTGAAATGTTACTACTATGATTACAA ACAACAAATCGGTGAATCTGAAAATATGTATAAGCTTTTGGGCTTAAATCTGTTGTATTTGCTGTCGGTAAATCGTGTTTCGGAATTTCATACTGAATTGGAATTGTTACAGGCCGAAATTATTCATTCAAACAAATATATATGCCCTATATTAGCATTGGAACAGTACATAATGGAGGGAcgttacaataaaattttccaagCCAAG AGCTGTGCCCCTTCCGAAATCTATTGCTATTTTATGGATATTTTGTTGTGCACTGTGCGTGATGAAATCGCTGGTTGCATTGAAAAAGCCTATGAAAAAATTTCCATAGAAGAGGCTAGCAAACGTCTCAATCTCAAATCGATTGAAGATGTTAAAGCCTTCGGCAAGAAACGTAACTGGCTTTTAGGAGCTGATAATGTATACAGTTTTGTTGATAAATCGATAAAACCAAAAGAAATACTACCATCTGTGGAATTGGCTGAACAGGCCATATTCTATGCTCGCGAACTGGAAATGATTGTTTAA
- the LOC135959187 gene encoding nucleolar complex protein 4 homolog A has translation MASVDKNINPLKNKISKELRSKANDFLNNKAKANNLLDIIQYLEKGLKEKQSLTPALLTLEVVFIELLRRRDLLHEKDVNVEENPSEAETKYRNWLTERYEETWCLMLSAIDCEKPQESAQALVSCMKLMAAEGKHPLNTLESLKFPRLRLRRILEKLISAQRPQTAAIQSFKEYAEYLDVVQNCWHTLPNLVKKPAFKKETLALNYLELIHSLPVTENLQEQNKLLCPLAESAPGSELFDYTSTRKCINKVWNNLMVWLDTEVPENVHKQMLIVLLERILTHLEKPVMLTDFLMDSLDCGGAVSLLALQGVFTLIQKHNITYPNIYEKLYSMFEPEIFHTKFKARLFYLADIFLSSTHLPENLVAAFVKRLARLSLIAPPQDAIIILYFIGNLILRHSGLKSLICAQQPQEVAEDPFIMEEREPTKSNAIKSSLWEVVALQKHAIPSVATAARFIAQPLPNKEWDLSTVLEVKEDDIFDQEITKKSKQYALAFERPQTVFLPKNDKFQQHWCLV, from the exons atGGCTAGTGttgacaaaaatattaatcccttgaaaaacaaaatatccaAAGAGCTCCGTTCTAAAGCTAACGATTTCTTAAACAATAAAGCAAAGGCCAACAATTTGCTGGATATCATACAATATTTGGAG AAAGGCTTGAAGGAAAAACAATCGCTAACACCGGCTCTGTTAACTTTAGAGGTGGTATTCATAGAACTCTTAAGAAGGAGAGATTTATTACATGAGAAAGATGTCAATGTGGAAGAAAATCCCTCGGAAGCCGAAACTAAATATCGCAATTGGTTAACCGAACGTTATGAGGAAACCTGGTGTCTCATGCTAAGCGCCATTGATTGTGAAAAGCCTCAGGAATCTGCTCAAGCTTTAGTATCATGTATGAAACTAATGGCAGCAGAGGGTAAACATCCTCTAAACACCTTGGAGTCCCTTAAATTTCCTCGTCTACGGTTACGTCGCATTTTGGAAAAACTTATTAGTGCACAACGCCCTCAAACAGCTGCCATACAAAGTTTTAAAGAATACGCCGAATATTTGGATGTGGTACAAAATTGTTGGCACACTTTGCCAAACCTTGTGAAAAAACCCGCATTTAAGAAAGAAACATTAGCCTTAAATTATCTCGAACTCATACACTCTCTACCGGTCACAGAAAATCTACAAGAACAAAATAAACTCTTGTGTCCATTGGCAGAAAGTGCACCCGGCTCAGAGCTGTTCGATTATACTAGCACTcgtaaatgtataaataaagtgTGGAACAATCTAATGGTGTGGCTAGACACTGAAGTGCCAGAAAATGTGCACAAACAAATGTTAATTGTGCTATTGGAACGTATACTAACACATTTGGAGAAGCCCGTTATGCTAACAGACTTTTTAATGGATTCATTAGATTGTG GTGGCGCCGTATCCCTTTTGGCGCTTCAGGGTGTTTTCACACTTATACAGAAACACAACATTACTTATCCAAATATTTATGAGAAACTTTACAGCATGTTTGAACCCGaaatatttcataccaaattcAAGGCACGACTTTTCTATTTGGCTGACATTTTCCTGAGTTCAACACATTTACCCGAAAATTTAGTGGCTGCCTTTGTCAAACGTTTGGCGCGTTTAAGTTTAATCGCTCCACCACAAGATGCCATTATAATATTGTATTTCATAGGCAATTTAATACTAAGACATAGCGGtcttaagtcattaatatgtgCCCAGCAGCCTCAAGAAG TGGCCGAGGATCCCTTTATAATGGAAGAACGTGAACCCACAAAATCGAATGCTATCAAAAGTTCTCTTTGGGAAGTTGTGGCCTTACAAAAGCATGCCATACCCTCAGTGGCCACAGCTGCCAGATTTATAGCACAGCCATTGCCCAATAAAGAATGGGATTTATCAACAGTTTTGGAAGTTAAAGAAGATGAT ATATTTGATCAGGAAATTACCAAGAAATCTAAACAGTATGCTCTGGCTTTTGAACGTCCACAAACGGTATTTTTGCCTAAAAATGATAAATTCCAACAACACTGGTGTCTAGTGTAA
- the LOC135956532 gene encoding uncharacterized protein C1orf131, translating into MNVSSEYKPVLTKAALALQNKQKEFKALVFEEPKGPITPPEETTANKFIKKKSFGKTEPEEDNEFDIKKARHEVLNFAMNNQRVQKNQKKMLIYQMVKLGAKPPKKAYKNYKDLLDERKRLKDIREERKKFHQLGKNQTGAASVKCRSKTKMDKQAKKRAPVAAIDQHYGVVKPKFKKRK; encoded by the coding sequence atgaacgTGAGTTCGGAATATAAGCCTGTATTAACAAAAGCCGCTTTGGCAttgcaaaataaacaaaaggaaTTTAAAGCTTTGGTGTTTGAAGAACCTAAAGGACCCATAACACCTCCGGAGGAGACCACTGCcaacaaatttataaagaagAAATCTTTTGGTAAAACAGAGCCGGAGGAAGACAATGAGTTTGATATTAAGAAAGCTCGTCATGAAGTCTTAAATTTCGCAATGAACAATCAGCgagttcaaaaaaatcaaaagaaaatgcTAATTTACCAAATGGTTAAATTGGGTGCCAAACCACCAAAGAAGGCCTACAAAAACTATAAAGATTTATTAGATGAACGCAAAAGACTGAAAGACATAAGAGAGGAAAGAAAAAAGTTCCACCAGCTGGGTAAAAATCAAACGGGAGCTGCTTCGGTCAAGTGTCGCAGTAAAACAAAAATGGATAAACAAGCTAAGAAGAGGGCACCGGTGGCTGCTATAGATCAGCATTATGGTGTGGTTAAgcctaaatttaaaaagaggaaataa
- the NdufV3 gene encoding uncharacterized protein NdufV3: MRNLRNCQNLLKRCYTTGGAKTPGASAPATSNVKGLSSNCVKPVSEPVGPGASPTGQYKVPEYFCFNRFSFAEAEIEMAKYRCPQPTADRK, encoded by the coding sequence aTGAGAAACTTAAGAAATTGCCAAAATCTGCTTAAACGTTGTTATACAACAGGCGGCGCCAAGACTCCTGGTGCATCAGCTCCAGCCACTAGCAATGTCAAGGGCTTATCCAGCAACTGTGTCAAACCTGTCTCGGAACCCGTAGGACCTGGAGCCTCTCCAACTGGCCAATACAAAGTAccagaatatttttgtttcaatcgCTTCAGCTTCGCAGAGGCTGAAATCGAAATGGCCAAATATCGGTGCCCACAACCCACGGCTGATAGAAAGTAA
- the DIP1 gene encoding double-stranded RNA-specific editase 1 isoform X2, which produces MYFDPSTPVKKAAAPQPVATPKQAASPVPQKTQTNVVPPLEPPPENPFRESSLTLDTSDLVDENGKVKFKKIFMTRKKASVRTKEKRIRQNRRLRKTIIPKNGLMALNELRGVSISEFTVSSNPGGGFTALVTVNNSQYEGRGNSKAASKNNACEKALRDYIIAKLRENPRNQKGGGNSSCNNSVCNEPMDTSDDNTQNSNNEDADDVPMINLASFAIYKLFSDWESEGYVIPEMHPVMGGNASDNEGASAAKEPKKAPIRNELPPNWEAMHPASLLCVMRPGVTYVDKGSSGEKPHVLQSLGVTVDEQEFVATGRSKKLARRNVAALACNTLFNTNFELDITVESAAPAKEV; this is translated from the exons ATGTATTTT gaTCCAAGTACCCCTGTTAAAAAGGCTGCTGCACCACAGCCCGTTGCCACACCAAAGCAAGCGGCATCTCCAGTGccacaaaaaacacaaacaaatgttGTACCACCATTGGAACCACCACCAGAGAATCCCTTCAGAGAAAGTTCCCTGACTCTTGATACCTCCGATCTTGTGGATGAAAATGGCAAAGTTAAATTCAAGAAAATCTTCATGACCCGCAAGAAGGCTTCCG TTCGCACCAAGGAGAAGCGTATTAGACAAAATCGCCGCTTGCGTAAAACCATCATACCCAAGAATGGTTTGATGGCTCTCAATGAATTGAGGGGAGTCTCCATCAGCGAGTTCACAGTTAGTAGCAATCCTGGCGGTGGCTTTACCGCACTGGTAACTGTTAACAACAGCCAGTATGAGGGACGTGGCAACTCAAAGGCAGCATCTAAAAATAATGCCTGCGAAAAGGCTTTGCGAGATTATATTATTGCTAAATTGCGCGAGAATCCCCGTAATCAAAAGGGAGGCGGCAACAGCAGCTGCAATAATTCGGTGTGCAATGAACCCATGGACACTAGCGATGACAATACACAGAACTCAAATAATGAAGATGCTGACGATGTGCCCATGATTAATTTGGCTTCGTTTGCCATCTACAAACTGTTCTCGGATTGGGAAAGTGAGGGTTATGTTATACCGGAAATGCATCCAGTCATGGGTGGTAATGCAAGCGACAATGAAGGAGCGTCCGCTGCCAAGGAGCCCAAGAAGGCACCCATACGCAATGAATTGCCACCCAATTGGGAGGCTATGCATCCAGCATCGTTATTGTGTGTGATGCGTCCAGGTGTTACCTATGTCGATAAGGGTTCCAGTGGCGAGAAACCACATGTCTTGCAATCGTTGGGTGTCACCGTTGATGAGCAGGAATTCGTGGCCACAGGTCGCTCTAAGAAATTGGCCCGCCGCAATGTGGCCGCTTTAGCTTGTAATACTTTGTTCAATACCAATTTTGAGCTGGACATAACAGTTGAGTCTGCTGCACCCGCTAAGGAAGTGTAA
- the LOC135956647 gene encoding M-phase inducer phosphatase produces the protein MRVGKKPNVVEAKKTRSCVVRLEKFSKKSPNVSPSPEDNRKTTRLSSTAMAPTPKQRRGGGVTLQQEEKPFGGTIKKRIVGGSNSNLQTPQQKATNTNMSNIRSNQKIKIIPRSNKTTPASTPSREETPPPTIAAGRSRRAIKPNPKYASEDLVTPKVVRNVATLGSSTSRGSTTAGKTRKASTSSDDFYNRNSDDEYDGNQRDMDDDDEDEDMRNDKAYQANDKDENDSDFSVIEEQPVRAARPRGRPKRVQEPTPTNNKLPTLAASSSVKRTTNSATVANSSNLRSAPSQLQQIRRSLASANAQRNINLLSGTAQKRKLEELQDSSDNESSYTIKRKQLVLSNSTGPKVIMPVKENRVNASSTPLAKSRLAMQKMSTTTPQHMQQPQTVNGSNKINNSQTTSSRRAIEISAKSHTESITKSSLRQTTNANAAMTNQHMQKPQNQNSLTTQAKILAAKSNRLRIGSPKLPMQKERQNNGSAISISSGSAGSSSSLNTNSKTSDKTKALNAKSSALKSKTTTSPHNTNANSLENINEIKDDSPNSTMDDFETMPTFTIVNVNDIINKKGDVLITKAKANNNSKTTPTVIEFSESISLDDDDDDDDNDNDFNDDVQEVAAVVAPPPKKLQKLSTLNNRKEFENNRKSPMTRSSESLRKLPTKPATSAAVSSSNKNQAPQILNHKLGLRNSRVSAKATTTLTATLKSPDKPAPRILNSVVGKKTQPVKPMISNMDDSADESFPLSLDEDDDDDAEVEEETEDEIESRTSNLMQMTEKARKRDQQQHHNHQNLMEVDTEDTESQNTEEDDTVLQTTNNNANFTNASNAVALTPKQNTASQRRRRTPGVSNTPIVVSSNKKRLTPAAAKENSLAATNQQINDTTTGPAAKQSLATTLPVPRKSNAEKVVISKQGDKIIKKITCFETWYVINMPMEAKRPAVMKNQLEMPLIRLANNAKNVCLPNDLWSSKVTLYELSAQTLGKGTFAHFTGDLYEHHIKEEDRGKYQPSCVMFRRSIEKNHASRMPYDRAVIFKNKTFYTNIEGKNVRLVGAPSIINTEKEIEILLEVVDGLTLQSDFVEHISIVQ, from the coding sequence ATGCGTGTTGGAAAAAAACCCAACGTCGTGGAAGCCAAAAAGACACGTTCTTGTGTAGTACGCTTagagaaattttccaaaaaatcaccAAACGTATCGCCTTCTCCGGAAGATAATCGTAAAACTACACGTTTAAGTTCAACGGCTATGGCTCCAACACCTAAGCAACGCAGAGGAGGAGGAGTGACATTACAACAAGAAGAGAAACCCTTCGGTGGGACCATAAAAAAGAGAATCGTAGGTGGCAGCAATAGTAATTTGCAAACTCCACAACAAAAGGCCACAAACACCAACATGTCTAATATAAGATCAAACCAAAAGATCAAGATTATTCCCAGATCTAATAAAACTACACCGGCCTCAACACCATCTAGAGAAGAAACACCACCGCCAACAATTGCCGCCGGCCGATCAAGACGAGCTATAAAACCCAATCCCAAATATGCCAGTGAAGATTTGGTCACACCGAAAGTTGTGCGCAATGTAGCGACGCTAGGCTCCTCCACGAGCAGAGGGTCTACAACAGCTGGCAAAACTCGTAAAGCATCTACGAGTTCTGATGATTTCTATAACCGCAATTCAGATGATGAGTATGATGGAAATCAAAGGGATATGGACGACGATGATGAGGATGAAGACATGCGTAACGATAAAGCCTATCAGGCCAATGATAAGGATGAAAATGATTCAGATTTTTCAGTTATTGAAGAACAACCCGTGCGAGCAGCTAGACCACGCGGTCGTCCCAAAAGAGTTCAGGAACCTACACCAACTAACAACAAATTACCAACTCTTGCAGCCTCTTCTAGTGTAAAACGCACGACGAATTCTGCAACAGTAGCCAACTCTTCAAATCTCCGTTCAGCTCCCTCACAGTTACAGCAAATAAGACGTTCTTTAGCTTCTGCCAATGCTCAAcgcaacataaatttattgtctGGTACGGCCCAAAAACGCAAATTGGAAGAATTACAGGATTCTAGTGATAACGAGAGCAGTTATACTATTAAACGCAAACAATTAGTACTTTCCAATTCGACGGGTCCCAAAGTAATAATGCCGGTTAAAGAAAATAGAGTTAATGCGTCCTCCACTCCCTTGGCAAAGAGTCGCTTGGCTATGCAAAAAATGAGCACGACGACACCACAACACATGCAACAGCCTCAAACTGTAAATGGTAGCAATAAGATAAATAATAGCCAAACGACTTCCTCACGTCGGGCCATCGAAATATCAGCCAAATCCCATACAGAATCAATTACAAAATCATCGCTAAGACAGACAACAAACGCAAACGCAGCCATGACTAACCAACATATGCAAaaaccacaaaaccaaaattctCTTACAACGCAAGCAAAAATATTGGCTGCAAAATCCAATAGACTACGTATAGGTTCACCTAAACTACCCATGCAAAAAGAAAGACAAAATAATGGATCTGCGATATCAATATCTTCAGGGTCAGCTGGCTCGTCGTCTTCGTTGAATACTAACAGCAAAACCAGCGACAAGACGAAAGCTCTAAATGCAAAGTCCTCcgcattaaaatcaaaaaccacAACATCACCACACAACACAAACGCCAATagtttggaaaatataaatgaaattaaagatGATTCACCAAACTCCACTATGGATGATTTCGAAACAATGCCCACATTCACGATTGTCAATGTGAATGACATTATCAACAAGAAAGGAGATGTTCTCATAACAAAAGCAAAAgcgaacaacaacagcaaaacaaCACCCACGGTAATAGAATTTTCGGAAAGTATTAGTTtagatgatgatgacgacgacgaTGATAATGACAATGACTTTAACGACGATGTGCAGGAAGTTGCAGCGGTGGTCGCTCCTCCTccaaagaaattacaaaaattatccacTCTCAATAATAGAAAAGAATTTGAGAACAACAGAAAATCTCCCATGACTCGTTCGAGCGAATCATTGAGGAAGTTACCCACAAAACCAGCAACTTCCGCGGCCGTTTCCTCCTCCAACAAAAACCAAGCACCTCAAATACTTAATCATAAATTGGGCTTACGCAATTCAAGAGTATCAGCAAAAGCGACCACAACCTTAACGGCCACATTAAAGTCGCCGGATAAACCGGCACCACGTATTCTAAATTCAGTGGTGGGTAAGAAAACCCAACCGGTCAAACCAATGATATCAAACATGGATGATTCGGCCGATGAGAGTTTTCCGTTGTCGTtggatgaagatgatgatgatgatgctgaggTGGAGGAAGAAACCGAAGATGAGATCGAGAGTAGAACTTCAAACCTTATGCAAATGACAGAGAAAGCCAGAAAGAGAGATCAGCAACAACACCACAACCACCAAAACTTAATGGAGGTTGACACCGAAGACACCGAGTCTCAAAATACGGAAGAAGACGATACCGTGTTACAAACCACCAACAATAACGCTAACTTCACCAATGCCTCCAATGCTGTGGCCTTAACACCCAAGCAAAATACTGCATCTCAGCGCAGAAGACGTACGCCAGGCGTCTCAAATACTCCCATTGTGGTGAGTAGTAATAAGAAGCGCCTGACACCGGCAGCGGCTAAAGAAAATTCCTTAGCGGCCACCAATCAACAAATCAACGATACAACGACTGGACCTGCTGCAAAACAATCCCTGGCTACAACGCTACCGGTCCCCCGTAAATCGAATGCCGAAAAAGTTGTAATTTCCAAGCAGGGCGATAAAATCATTAAGAAAATCACTTGCTTTGAAACCTGGTATGTCATCAATATGCCAATGGAGGCCAAACGGCCCGCGGTTATGAAAAATCAACTGGAAATGCCTTTAATACGTTTGGCCAACAATgctaaaaatgtttgcctgcCTAACGATCTGTGGAGCAGTAAAGTCACCCTCTATGAACTCTCTGCCCAAACACTGGGTAAAGGCACTTTTGCCCACTTTACGGGCGACCTATATGAGCATCATATCAAAGAAGAAGATCGGGGAAAATATCAGCCGTCGTGCGTCATGTTCCGCCGATCGATTGAGAAAAATCACGCATCTCGAATGCCCTATGATCGAGCcgttatattcaaaaataaaacctTCTACACCAACATCGAGGGCAAGAATGTACGCCTAGTGGGAGCACCCAGTATAATAAATACcgaaaaagaaattgaaattctTCTGGAAGTGGTGGATGGTCTGACTCTTCAAAGTGATTTTGTTGAACATATTTCTATAGTACAGTAG